In Syntrophorhabdaceae bacterium, the following are encoded in one genomic region:
- a CDS encoding dodecin family protein, whose amino-acid sequence MADSVYVVNEIVGTSEKSWEDAAKIAIETAAKSVKDLRIGEVVKQDVTLENGKVVSYRVRLNVSFKYHPKK is encoded by the coding sequence ATGGCAGACAGCGTTTACGTTGTTAACGAGATTGTGGGTACCAGTGAAAAATCATGGGAGGATGCGGCTAAGATTGCCATAGAAACCGCTGCAAAGAGCGTCAAGGATCTCCGTATCGGTGAAGTGGTGAAACAGGATGTAACACTGGAAAACGGGAAGGTGGTAAGCTATAGGGTACGACTCAATGTTTCGTTCAAGTACCACCCGAAGAAATAG